Proteins found in one Sporosarcina jeotgali genomic segment:
- a CDS encoding class I SAM-dependent methyltransferase, which yields MEFENLITDLAHRLTDGTFVRATFSQPRTKADGLMRIKAKPIELKGELHIQFEEQFERVLNHHNISAAGVELFLTNVLMRFKQVQAEFTGETIQIQLTKKFKVSWKSSVTESSRTADLSHNRKKNYLLEEGTPYPFLIRLGVQTADGRVKKQKHDKFRQINRFIEYIDDALSHLPKDRTVRILDFGSGKSYLTFALYHYLHIEKGLDIHVTGLDLKKEVIEECSEIARDLNYDRLEFLVGDINDYEDETSVDMVVTLHACDTATDMALARAVRWGASVILSVPCCQHELFSQIQSPVLDVMLQHGLVKERFSALATDSIRAELLTLAGYETQLLEFIDMAHTPKNILIRAYHSGKQPSPESIARYKAFRDLLNAKPFLENELKLDI from the coding sequence ATGGAGTTTGAAAATTTGATTACCGACTTAGCACACCGCCTCACGGATGGAACTTTTGTGCGTGCAACGTTCAGTCAGCCTCGCACGAAAGCTGATGGGCTCATGCGTATTAAGGCGAAGCCTATAGAGTTGAAGGGTGAATTGCACATCCAGTTTGAAGAACAGTTTGAGCGGGTGCTGAATCACCATAATATTTCCGCTGCAGGCGTCGAACTATTTTTAACGAATGTTTTAATGCGTTTCAAACAAGTTCAAGCTGAATTCACAGGTGAAACGATTCAAATACAGCTGACTAAGAAGTTTAAAGTTTCCTGGAAGTCCAGTGTCACAGAATCATCCCGGACTGCTGACTTATCTCACAATCGCAAAAAGAATTATTTGCTGGAAGAAGGCACTCCCTATCCGTTTTTAATTCGACTTGGCGTACAGACCGCAGATGGACGGGTTAAGAAACAAAAGCACGATAAGTTCAGACAAATTAACCGGTTTATCGAATACATCGACGATGCACTGAGTCACCTTCCAAAAGATCGGACTGTCCGGATTCTGGACTTTGGTTCAGGTAAGTCGTATTTGACGTTCGCCTTGTATCATTATCTTCATATTGAAAAGGGACTCGATATCCATGTAACTGGACTCGATTTGAAGAAAGAAGTCATTGAAGAATGCTCAGAGATTGCACGCGACCTAAACTACGATCGCTTGGAGTTTTTAGTTGGTGACATTAATGATTATGAAGATGAGACCTCAGTTGATATGGTAGTTACGCTGCATGCGTGCGATACGGCGACGGACATGGCGCTCGCCCGTGCGGTCCGTTGGGGAGCCAGTGTCATTCTAAGTGTGCCTTGCTGTCAGCATGAATTGTTCAGTCAAATCCAGTCCCCCGTATTGGATGTGATGTTGCAGCACGGACTCGTGAAAGAACGCTTTTCAGCGCTGGCAACAGATTCAATCCGCGCTGAGCTGTTGACGCTGGCCGGATATGAAACACAGTTGCTGGAATTCATCGACATGGCACATACCCCAAAGAACATTTTGATTCGCGCGTACCATTCAGGGAAACAACCCTCGCCGGAATCGATTGCGCGGTACAAAGCATTTCGGGATTTGTTGAATGCGAAACCGTTTTTGGAGAATGAATTGAAGTTGGATATATAG
- the nfsA gene encoding oxygen-insensitive NADPH nitroreductase, which yields MVIDLLKSHSSVRSYTDERLSKETVRELVSAGQHAASSHFVQAYSVIHVTDDAIREKLGEYSKNPHQFNGAGAALVFCADFHRLEAAAALHSRSIDFSHAEAMLVGTIDVALFAQNIAIAAESKGYGICYIGGVRNNPADISKLLNLPNGVVPMFGMTIGVPAKINEVKPRLPMDAVLHENMYDASNYEKVLRDYDATMAAYYETRSSNQKLAGWTEQMADFLEAPQRPHMKQFLREQGFKFE from the coding sequence ATGGTCATTGACTTACTTAAATCCCATTCGTCTGTTCGCTCCTATACAGACGAACGGTTATCAAAAGAAACAGTCCGCGAATTGGTTTCAGCCGGGCAGCATGCTGCAAGTTCACATTTTGTCCAAGCCTATTCTGTTATCCACGTAACCGATGATGCCATTCGTGAAAAACTTGGAGAGTATTCAAAAAACCCTCATCAATTTAATGGCGCCGGGGCGGCATTAGTCTTTTGTGCGGATTTCCACAGGTTAGAAGCTGCAGCCGCATTACATAGTCGGTCAATCGACTTTTCTCATGCAGAAGCTATGCTTGTCGGAACCATTGATGTGGCGCTGTTTGCACAAAATATAGCCATCGCAGCCGAGTCAAAAGGATACGGCATCTGCTATATTGGCGGCGTACGCAATAATCCGGCTGATATTAGCAAGTTGCTGAACCTTCCGAATGGTGTCGTTCCTATGTTCGGTATGACCATCGGCGTCCCTGCTAAAATTAATGAAGTCAAGCCGCGTCTGCCAATGGATGCAGTACTTCACGAGAATATGTATGATGCCAGCAACTATGAAAAGGTTCTTCGTGACTACGACGCAACAATGGCGGCCTATTATGAAACGAGAAGCTCCAATCAGAAGCTCGCCGGCTGGACGGAACAGATGGCCGACTTTTTGGAAGCTCCCCAGCGTCCCCATATGAAACAATTTTTAAGAGAACAAGGATTTAAGTTTGAGTAA